From the Nodularia sphaerocarpa UHCC 0038 genome, the window GTACTTACGGCATGGTAGTTGGTCACGTAGCCCCAGAAGCAGCCGTTGGTGGTGCGATCGCCCTAGTAGAAGAAGGTGATACCATTACCATTGATGCCACTAATCGCCTATTGCAATTGAACGTCTCAGATGAAGAATTAGCCCGTAGACGTGCCAATTGGCAACCCCTACCGCCACGTTATACCAAAGGAGTACTTGCTAAATATGCCAAATTAGTCTCTTCTAGCAGTGTCGGTGCAGTCACAGATTTAGACTTATTTAATCATTAGCCATTAGCCAAACAGAGACGTTGTATACAACGTCTCTATAACAGGTTTGGAATTCTGGACATTGAAATGAAAATAGTTGCAGATTATCTTCTTTGCAGCTATATTAAAAAATATTGCCTAATCAGAGTTGATATCCGGTAAAAATTCTTACCAATCATCCCCAAGATAGGTTAATGGTTAGCTTCGTTGACATACCTCCTCTTCTTGAAGGAGAGAGGATTCCTTAACGCTTCATTGGGTCGATGCTCCCGAAATAGTCTTACCATCCCTCGACGTTCGTTTAAAGTCTCCCAATGCCATAAGGCGACTAGACTCATTTTACCAGAAAGCCGTCTTAAAAAGCTTGTACTGAGCTTGTCGAAGTGACGGGGCTTGTATCCCATTTTTTCGGTCAGTTGTGAGATACGCTATGGCTTCTCAAATAGACATAAATTTGTCCGAAGAAGTTTTACAACACTGGCAAACAGCGAAAAGTGTTGTTAACCAAAGCGTTAACTCAATAAATAACTCAGCACAGCAGTTTAGTCAGTATTTAAAGGAAACAGCAAATACAAGAACGGATCAAGCACTTGAGACTGTTACAACTACCCTAGAAAAAGCTCAAGATTCCATAGAACAAACTTGGCAAACTGCTGAACACATAAAAAATACAACATCAGTAGCACTAAAAACTGCTGTGACTTCCTCTGTAAATGATTGGCTGAATCAATACCCGGCATTCTTGCGATTATTTCATATCCTTGACTGGGCAGTTAATCACCCCATTGTCAGTTTCATCATTCTGCTTGTAGGGATTGCTCTGATTTGGAGTATTATCAAAGCAATTATCCGCCTAATTGAAACAGCTAGTTGGTCAATACTGCAAATTCCACTCAAATTAATCTGGGCTTTTCTTAAACTTAGCGTTGTTTCCCTAACTAAATTTAGAGGTTTTGCTGTTCAAGCAGCGACAGATCCTCAAACAACTCACAAACTAGTAGTTTTACCAACAAAGCCTCCAAGCCTTAATCAACATAAAAACCAGCGATTAGCAGAAATTTCTAGCCGATTAGAAAAAATTCAACAAGAACAACAAGAACTTTTACAAGAAGCAGCAGACATAATTGCCACAGAAAAAATAGAGACGTAGCAACTCTCCATAATCTCTTTGCGCCTGGTGCGCCTGGTGCGTGACACAAACCCAGCAACCCTAACGCCCAGGTGATAACTGACTAATAATTTCATCCTCCTGACCAGCCAAAAAATGAGCAAAGCGCCGAGCCAAAGGTGGTACAATCACCAGAGGGTTGCTAAAACCAGAGAAAATATGAACACCCTCAAATCCTGGAATAGCCCCAATTAAAGGTAGGCGATCGCTACTAAACGCCACCAAACAATGATGCCAAGTTCCTGGTAAATGCGCCAACGTCGGTAAAACTTGCTGAATATTTGTTCGTAGCCACTTTTCACTTTCCTCAGCATTGATTTTGCTAAAAGGATCTGTGAGAACACGGCTAACCTGACCCAAACGCAAACTACCATCTAGAAATTGAACCGCACCCACATCTAAAATCGGCGGTACTGGTTCATTAGGTACTTGCCATAATTCATCAACCTTAGTAGATTCCGCCTCTAACTGAAACCGTTGCAGATTTGCTGGCATGATTAAAGTGCGTAAACTTAACTCAACAGGTGGAGTTTCAATAACCTCAGCATGGGTAAAATACAGCTTGATGGGAATACCAGCCAATTTCAGTAGCTGTCTGCTAAATCCACCCGCGCAAATTACAATATTCTCACTGTGGTAAGTGTCAACATTTGTTCGTATACCCTTCAACTTCATTCCTGCATTAGAAGATGAAGTAGTCTGTAAATCGAGAACTTGGGCTATTTGCATTTCACCCCCAGCACGCAGAAAGGCTTGAATATAGCCCTGTGTTGTCTTTGCTGGGTTGATATGACCATGTTTAACAGTCAAAGCCCCAGCGATCGCCTGTGGATTCAGCAGTGGTTCCAACTCACAAGCCTCTTTTATATTGAGTAGCCGAGGTCGAATAGCAACATGATTATAGGATGCAGCAGCTGCTTGTGGATCGCTATCAGCCGCAATAGTGAGTAATAAGTCTAGTTCCCGAAACTCAGTCTCAGCCTCTAACTCTAAATTCAAGTTCTGGTAAAGAGCGATCGCCTCCTCAGATAGTTGGCGCGTGAGTGGCGTACTCCCAGACCAATAAGCCAACCCACCATAACTATAACGAGTTGCATTCTCCGGTGTGCCGTGTTGTTCTAACAAAAGTACAGAAAAACCTAGTTTCACCAGTTCGTAGGCGATCGCCGCACCCGTAATTCCCGCCCCAACCAAAATCCAGTCATAGTTCTTCATCGATTTAAACCTGTTTTTAGTTCCCATCTATATATAGAACAGTTCTACCACCATTCATATACGCCAAAACCCTTTCTGGGCAAGGCGTACAAGTATTAGCAAAAAAAATCAAAAAAAAACTTTTGTTTACCCCTTGACGAAACCTAGAAGAGTAGATATATTAGATAAGTGCCAAGGCGAGAGCCGCAACACCTGAACCGTGAAAACAAAATACTTTGAAAGCTAAATAAGAACCAATCCTCGTCAAGAAGATTTAGTTTGGGAAGAAAACCCAAAAGTTAATCAAAAAAATTACAGGATTCCGAAACAAGTTGTTCGGAGAAAACTCTAAGCAAAACAAAACGGAGAGTTTGATCCTGGCTCAGGATGAACGCTGGCGGTATGCTTAACACATGCAAGTCGAACGGTCTCTTCGGAGATAGTGGCGGACGGGTGAGTAACGCGTGAGAATCTAGCTTCAGGTCGGGGACAACCACTGGAAACGGTGGCTAATACCGGATATGCCGAGAGGTGAAAGGCTTGCTGCCTGAAGATGAGCTCGCGTCTGATTAGCTAGTAGGTGTGGTAAAAGCGCACCTAGGCGACGATCAGTAGCTGGTCTGAGAGGATGATCAGCCACACTGGGACTGAGACACGGCCCAGACTCCTACGGGAGGCAGCAGTGGGGAATTTTCCGCAATGGGCGAAAGCCTGACGGAGCAATACCGCGTGAGGGAGGAAGGCTCTTGGGTTGTAAACCTCTTTTCTCAGGGAAGAAAAAAATGACGGTACCTGAGGAATAAGCATCGGCTAACTCCGTGCCAGCAGCCGCGGTAATACGGAGGATGCAAGCGTTATCCGGAATGATTGGGCGTAAAGGGTCCGCAGGTGGCTATGTAAGTCTGCTGTTAAAGAACCTAGCTTAACTAGGTAAAAGCAGTGGAAACTACAAGGCTAGAGTGCGTTCGGGGTAGAGGGAATTCCTGGTGTAGCGGTGAAATGCGTAGATATCAGGAAGAACACCAGTGGCGAAGGCGCTCTACTAGGCCGCAACTGACACTGAGGGACGAAAGCTAGGGGAGCGAATGGGATTAGATACCCCAGTAGTCCTAGCCGTAAACGATGGATACTAGGCGTGGCTTGTATCGACCCAAGCCGTGCCGTAGCTAACGCGTTAAGTATCCCGCCTGGGGAGTACGCACGCAAGTGTGAAACTCAAAGGAATTGACGGGGGCCCGCACAAGCGGTGGAGTATGTGGTTTAATTCGATGCAACGCGAAGAACCTTACCAAGACTTGACATGTCGCGAATCTTCTTGAAAGGGAAGAGTGCCTTCGGGAGCGCGAACACAGGTGGTGCATGGCTGTCGTCAGCTCGTGTCGTGAGATGTTGGGTTAAGTCCCGCAACGAGCGCAACCCTCGTTTTTAGTTGCCAGCATTAAGTTGGGCACTCTAGAGAGACTGCCGGTGACAAACCGGAGGAAGGTGGGGATGACGTCAAGTCAGCATGCCCCTTACGTCTTGGGCTACACACGTACTACAATGCTACGGACAAAGGGTAGCTACACAGCAATGTGATGCCAATCTCAGAAACCGTAGCTCAGTTCAGATCGCAGGCTGCAACTCGCCTGCGTGAAGTCGGAATCGCTAGTAATTGCAGGTCAGCATACTGCAGTGAATTCGTTCCCGGGCCTTGTACACACCGCCCGTCACACCATGGAAGCTGGTCACGCCCGAAGTCGTTACCCCAACTTTTCGGAGAGGGGGATGCCGAAGGCAGGTCTGGTGACTGGGGTGAAGTCGTAACAAGGTAGCCGTACCGGAAGGTGTGGCTGGATCACCTCCTTTTAGGGAGACCGAATCCACTCAAACATCGAAAACAAATTGTGATTAGATACTGAGTTGGTCATTCCTAGGTCGGTCGAGTATTGGTGAAAGCTTTCAAAGTATTTTTGGTTCAGTTCATTCCTAAACACCAAAATTTTCTGGAATATAAATTCAGCAATTGATTGATAGAACAATCGAACTGCTGGGTGATTATCCAGCCAGAACCTTGAAAACTGCATAGTAACGCGAAAAAAAGCAGGCAGACGAATTGGAGTCCTGAGTGCTTCGAGACTGAGTGCTGAGTCAAATCAGTGCCAAGAAAGAAGTAAACAGAACGAAGAAAAGTTTGCAGAAAAACACCAATGTAAATGTGGTCAAGCTAATAAGGGCTTACGGTGGATACCTAGGCACACAGAGGCGAAGAAGGACGTGGTTACCGACGATATACTCCGGGGAGTTGGAAGCAAACATTGAGCCGGAGGTTTCCGAATGGGGCAACCCTAAATACTACCTGTTGAATATATAGACAGGAAAGAGCCAACCCAGCGAACTGAAACATCTTAGTAGCTGGAGGAAGAGAAATCAAAAGAGATTCCCTGAGTAGTGGTGAGCGAAAGGGGAAAAGCCTAAACCAAAGGATTTATCCTTTGGGGTAGTGGGACAGCGATATCGAATCTGGCGGTTAGACGAAGCAGCTAAATACTGCACCAAAGAAGGTGAAAGTCCTGTAGTCGAAAACTCAAGGATAGTAGCTGAATCCCGAGTAGCATGGGGCACGAGAAATCCCATGTGAATCAGCGAGGACCATCTCGTAAGGCTAAATACTACTGTGTGACCGATAGTGAACCAGTACCGCGAGGGAAAGGTGAAAAGAACCCCGGAAGGGAGTGAAATAGAACATGAAACCGTAAGCTTACAAGCAGTGGGAGGACGATTTAACGTCTGACCGCGTGCCTGTTGAAGAATGAGCCGGCGACTTATAGGCACTGGTAGGTTAAGGCGAGAATGCCGGAGCCAAAGGGAAACCGAGTCTGAAAAGGGCGATAATCAGTGTTTATAGACCCGAACCCTGGTGATCTAACCATGGCCAGGATGAAGCTTGGGTAACACCAAGTGGAGGTCCGAACCGACTGATGTTGAAAAATCAGCGGATGAGCTGTGGTTAGGGGTGAAATGCCAATCGAACCAGGAGCTAGCTGGTTCTCCCCGAAATGTGTTTAGGCGCAGCGGTAATGATTAAATCTGGGGGGTAAAGCACTGTTTCGGTGCGGGCTGGGAGACCGGTACCAAATCGAGACAAACTCAGAATACCCAGAGAACACATTGCCAGTGAGACAGTGGGGGATAAGCTTCATTGTCAAGAGGGAAACAGCCCAGACCACCAGCTAAGGTCCCCAAATCATCACTAAGTGATAAAGGAGGTGGGATTGCATAGACAACTAGGAGGTTTGCCTAGAAGCAGCCAACCTTAAAAGAGTGCGTAATAGCTCACTAGTCAAGCGATCCTGCGCCGAAAATGAACGGGGCTAAGTGATGTACCGAAGCTGTGGGATTGATTTAAGTATCAATCGGTAGGGGAGCGTTCCGTATTAGGTAGAAGCAGTAGCGGCGAGCAGCTGTGGACGAAACGGAAGTGAGAATGTCGGCTTGAGTAGCGCAAACATTGGTGAGAATCCAATGCCCCGAAACCCTAAGGGTTCCTCCGCCAGGTTCGTCCACGGAGGGTTAGTCGGGTCCTAAGGCGAGGTCGAAGGGCGTAGTCGATGGACACAGGGTGAATAATCCCTGACTATGATGTGGGAGCATTGCGAGGGACGCATGAAAGATAGCCATACCCTGATTGGTTTGGGAGGAGTTTACGAACTCCGCTTGGTGAAGGATAGTGTCAAGAAAAGCTCGTAATGTGATGAAGACATCATACCCGTACCCGAAACCGACACAGGTAGGGAGGTTGAGAATACCAAGGGGCGCGAGATAACTCTCTCTAAGGAACTCGGCAAAATGGCCCCGTAACTTCGGGAGAAGGGGTGCCCACCTAAGAAGTGGGTCGCAGTGAAGAGATCCAGGCGACTGTTTACCAAAAACACAGGTCTCCGCTAACTCGAAAGAGGACGTATGGGGGCTGACGCCTGCCCAGTGCCGGAAGGTTAAGGAAGTTGGTCAGGGGTTCGCCTTGAAGCTGACGACCGAAGCCCCGGTGAACGGCGGCCGTAACTATAACGGTCCTAAGGTAGCGAAATTCCTTGTCGGGTAAGTTCCGACCCGCACGAAAGGCGTAACGATCTGGATGGTGTCTCAGAGAGAGACTCGGCG encodes:
- a CDS encoding NAD(P)/FAD-dependent oxidoreductase, with the translated sequence MKNYDWILVGAGITGAAIAYELVKLGFSVLLLEQHGTPENATRYSYGGLAYWSGSTPLTRQLSEEAIALYQNLNLELEAETEFRELDLLLTIAADSDPQAAAASYNHVAIRPRLLNIKEACELEPLLNPQAIAGALTVKHGHINPAKTTQGYIQAFLRAGGEMQIAQVLDLQTTSSSNAGMKLKGIRTNVDTYHSENIVICAGGFSRQLLKLAGIPIKLYFTHAEVIETPPVELSLRTLIMPANLQRFQLEAESTKVDELWQVPNEPVPPILDVGAVQFLDGSLRLGQVSRVLTDPFSKINAEESEKWLRTNIQQVLPTLAHLPGTWHHCLVAFSSDRLPLIGAIPGFEGVHIFSGFSNPLVIVPPLARRFAHFLAGQEDEIISQLSPGR